The proteins below are encoded in one region of Aquisphaera giovannonii:
- a CDS encoding efflux RND transporter permease subunit → MVRALITWSLHNRLIVILGTIGLIGFGVHAARNLNVEAYPDPTPPLVEVITQNPGASPEEMERLVGIPIETALNGMPGLKYLRSISLAGLTDVKCQFEYGTDYWSARQEVINRLGTIGNLPAGVTPQLSPWSPTGEIVRYVLEGPGYTVSQLKAVQDWVLERRLREVPGVIDVTGFGGTVKQYQVLLDTQLMRRYDVTLQQVTDAITQSNANVGGDILPLGQQSHNVRAIGYLGEGVDPLDPANAENAYPVEIEKLEDLQNVIVTTHANMPVFIRQIARVVIGYQPRLGVVGREGENDVVEGIVLMRKYEKSIPTSKKVQEKIDELNSGSQLPKGMRIVPFNRRTDLVNVTTHNVLHNMVVGMLLVIVILFVFLGDLKSAGIVALIIPLAILFSVSVLYVQGKSANLLSIGAVDFGIIVDSSVIIVENIYRHLSSRDADRSRPLIDRIADASAEIERALFFSTLIIVCAFIPLFSMTGPEGALFGPMANTYAFAIFGALALAVTLTPVLCSFLFHNNMEEHDTFVDRMMKVRYLRMLDRVLRYRYVVLLMMGGLLGFTIYLVPTLGGEFMPPLEEGNLWIRALLPRTVTLQEAARMAPRLRSVIASVPEIRAVMSHVGRPDDGTDVTSYYNLEFNAPLIPMERWRRVPVTVLGRKVWDRAITREEIQRELSRKFEAFPAVNFNFSQLIRDNVEEALSGVKGANSIKLFGNDLHVLEEAGQRVVNVLGTIPGIENAGLFHIIGQPNLEIRIDRDECARYGLNVSDVEAVVQVAIGGRAFTQMVEGEKRFDIVLRLPRDQRDDPEVIGRIPVDTPGQDGKPGARIPLRQLVKIDPHKPGAAYIYRENNRRYIPIKFSVEGRDLASTIADARRKVDDPRYGAKLPKGYEVVWAGEFDQMQQANARLMWIVPLSIGLIMVLLYVAFSSLKDALLVMANVVAATMGGVWALKLTDTAFSISAAVGFISIFGVAVQDGVLLISYFNQMRGAGLSVRESVMRGAELRVRPVVMTSLTAALGLLPAALANSIGSQAQKPLAIVVVGGMLVTLFLTRYLMPVLYSFFPAPEGHGTCGEDLLEGSHYTDRYFEPRTHHATEAGGGNAGGSEEARP, encoded by the coding sequence ATGGTCCGTGCGCTGATCACCTGGAGCCTGCACAATCGGCTGATCGTCATCCTCGGGACGATCGGGCTGATCGGCTTCGGCGTCCACGCCGCGCGGAACCTCAACGTCGAGGCCTATCCCGACCCGACGCCCCCGCTCGTCGAGGTGATCACGCAGAATCCGGGGGCCAGCCCGGAGGAGATGGAGCGGCTCGTCGGCATCCCGATCGAGACCGCGCTGAACGGGATGCCGGGGCTGAAGTACCTGCGGAGCATCTCGCTGGCGGGATTGACCGACGTCAAGTGCCAGTTCGAGTACGGGACCGACTACTGGTCTGCGCGGCAGGAGGTCATCAACCGCCTGGGCACGATCGGCAACCTGCCGGCGGGCGTGACGCCCCAGCTCTCGCCGTGGAGCCCGACCGGGGAGATCGTCCGCTACGTCCTGGAGGGGCCCGGGTACACCGTCAGCCAGCTCAAGGCGGTCCAGGACTGGGTCCTCGAGCGGCGGCTCCGCGAGGTCCCGGGCGTCATCGACGTCACCGGATTCGGCGGGACCGTCAAGCAGTACCAGGTGCTGCTCGACACGCAGCTCATGCGGCGGTACGACGTGACCCTCCAGCAGGTCACCGACGCCATCACCCAGTCGAACGCGAACGTCGGCGGCGACATCCTGCCGCTGGGCCAGCAGTCGCACAACGTCCGCGCCATCGGCTACCTGGGCGAGGGCGTGGACCCGCTCGACCCGGCCAACGCCGAGAACGCCTACCCGGTCGAGATCGAGAAGCTGGAGGACCTGCAGAACGTCATCGTGACGACGCACGCCAACATGCCGGTCTTCATCCGGCAGATCGCCAGGGTCGTCATCGGCTACCAGCCCCGGCTGGGCGTCGTGGGCCGCGAGGGGGAGAACGACGTCGTCGAGGGCATCGTCCTGATGCGCAAGTACGAGAAGTCGATCCCCACCTCCAAGAAGGTCCAGGAGAAGATCGACGAGCTCAACTCCGGCTCCCAGCTCCCCAAGGGGATGCGGATCGTCCCGTTCAACCGGCGGACCGACCTGGTCAACGTGACGACGCACAACGTGCTCCACAACATGGTCGTGGGCATGCTGCTGGTGATCGTCATCCTGTTCGTCTTCCTGGGCGACCTGAAGAGCGCGGGGATCGTCGCGCTGATCATCCCGCTGGCGATCCTGTTCTCGGTCTCGGTGCTCTACGTCCAGGGCAAGTCGGCCAACCTGCTGTCGATCGGCGCGGTGGACTTCGGGATCATCGTGGACAGCTCGGTGATCATCGTGGAGAACATCTACCGCCACCTCTCCTCGCGCGACGCCGACCGCAGCCGGCCGCTGATCGACCGCATCGCCGACGCCTCCGCGGAGATCGAGCGGGCCCTCTTCTTCTCCACGCTGATCATCGTCTGCGCGTTCATCCCGCTCTTCTCGATGACGGGGCCGGAGGGGGCCCTCTTCGGCCCGATGGCGAACACCTACGCGTTCGCGATCTTCGGCGCCCTGGCCCTCGCGGTGACGCTCACGCCGGTCCTCTGCTCGTTCCTCTTCCACAACAACATGGAGGAGCACGACACGTTCGTGGACCGGATGATGAAGGTCCGCTACCTGCGGATGCTCGACCGCGTCCTCCGCTACCGCTACGTCGTGCTCCTGATGATGGGCGGGCTGCTCGGCTTCACGATCTACCTGGTGCCGACGCTCGGCGGCGAGTTCATGCCGCCGCTCGAGGAGGGCAACCTCTGGATCCGCGCCCTGCTGCCGCGGACCGTGACCCTCCAGGAGGCGGCGCGGATGGCGCCGAGGCTCCGCTCCGTGATCGCCTCGGTGCCGGAGATCCGGGCGGTGATGTCGCACGTGGGCCGGCCCGACGACGGCACCGACGTGACGAGCTACTACAACCTGGAGTTCAACGCCCCGCTGATCCCCATGGAGCGCTGGCGCCGCGTGCCGGTGACCGTCCTGGGCCGCAAGGTCTGGGACCGGGCGATCACCCGGGAGGAGATCCAGAGGGAGCTGTCGCGGAAGTTCGAGGCCTTCCCTGCGGTGAACTTCAACTTCTCGCAGCTCATCAGGGACAACGTGGAGGAGGCCCTCTCCGGCGTCAAGGGCGCGAACTCGATCAAGCTGTTCGGCAACGACCTGCACGTGCTGGAGGAGGCCGGCCAGCGCGTCGTGAACGTGCTGGGCACGATCCCCGGGATCGAGAACGCGGGGCTCTTCCACATCATCGGCCAGCCCAACCTGGAGATCCGGATCGACCGCGACGAGTGCGCCCGCTACGGGCTGAACGTCTCGGACGTGGAGGCCGTCGTCCAGGTGGCCATCGGCGGGCGGGCGTTCACGCAGATGGTGGAGGGGGAGAAGCGGTTCGACATCGTGCTCCGCCTCCCCAGGGACCAGCGCGACGACCCGGAGGTGATCGGCCGGATCCCGGTGGACACCCCCGGCCAGGACGGCAAGCCCGGGGCGAGGATCCCGCTCCGCCAGCTCGTGAAGATCGACCCCCACAAGCCCGGGGCGGCGTACATCTACCGCGAGAACAACCGCCGCTACATCCCCATCAAGTTCAGCGTCGAGGGCCGCGACCTCGCCTCCACGATCGCCGACGCGAGGCGGAAGGTGGACGACCCGCGATACGGGGCGAAGCTGCCCAAGGGGTACGAGGTCGTCTGGGCCGGCGAGTTCGACCAGATGCAGCAGGCGAACGCCCGGCTGATGTGGATCGTGCCGCTGTCCATCGGCCTGATCATGGTCCTCCTCTACGTCGCCTTCAGCTCTCTCAAGGACGCGCTGCTGGTCATGGCCAACGTGGTCGCCGCGACGATGGGGGGCGTCTGGGCGTTGAAGCTGACGGACACGGCGTTCTCGATCTCCGCGGCGGTCGGGTTCATCTCGATCTTCGGCGTGGCGGTCCAGGACGGCGTGCTCCTGATCTCGTATTTCAACCAGATGCGGGGCGCCGGGCTCTCGGTCCGGGAGTCGGTGATGCGGGGCGCCGAGCTGCGCGTCCGGCCCGTCGTCATGACGTCCCTGACCGCCGCGCTGGGGCTGCTGCCGGCGGCGCTGGCCAACTCGATCGGCTCGCAGGCGCAGAAGCCGCTGGCGATCGTGGTCGTCG
- a CDS encoding metallophosphoesterase, with protein sequence MSPRASRGRAARFPRVGGWELLPEGGVVHRAEEVAVIADVHLGYEWARGSAGDCVPAHSLAETVAKLAAMRKRLRFRRLVIAGDVVESPRPCARTAADLSRLCGWLLDREVELVLVQGNHDRSLPAMAAREGFPARGVRLEASLVVDGWTIEHGHRAATAGPVISGHHHPVLRAAGQSASCFLAGPDRIILPAFSPNAAGLDVLAARLPEACRGDSLRCLVSTGAEVLDFGPLATLAARLGRADGPAPPGS encoded by the coding sequence GTGAGCCCGAGGGCCTCGCGAGGCAGGGCCGCGCGGTTCCCCCGGGTGGGCGGCTGGGAGCTGCTGCCGGAGGGGGGCGTCGTCCATCGGGCGGAGGAGGTCGCCGTGATCGCGGACGTGCACCTGGGCTACGAGTGGGCCCGCGGGTCGGCCGGCGACTGCGTCCCGGCGCATTCTCTGGCGGAGACCGTCGCGAAGCTCGCGGCGATGCGGAAGCGGTTGCGGTTCCGCCGCCTGGTGATCGCGGGCGACGTCGTGGAGTCGCCCCGGCCGTGCGCCCGGACGGCGGCGGACCTGAGCCGGCTCTGCGGCTGGCTCCTCGATCGCGAGGTCGAGCTCGTCCTGGTGCAGGGGAACCACGACCGGAGCCTGCCGGCGATGGCCGCGCGGGAGGGCTTCCCGGCCCGGGGCGTCCGACTCGAGGCGTCGCTCGTCGTGGACGGGTGGACGATCGAGCACGGCCACCGCGCCGCGACGGCCGGGCCGGTCATCTCGGGCCACCACCACCCGGTGCTGCGGGCCGCCGGGCAGTCGGCGTCGTGCTTCCTGGCCGGCCCCGATCGGATCATCCTGCCGGCCTTCTCGCCCAACGCCGCGGGCCTGGACGTCCTGGCCGCCCGATTGCCCGAGGCCTGCCGCGGCGATTCGCTGCGCTGCCTGGTCAGCACCGGGGCCGAGGTCCTGGATTTCGGGCCCCTCGCGACGCTGGCGGCGCGGCTGGGGCGGGCGGACGGCCCGGCCCCGCCCGGATCGTGA
- a CDS encoding DEAD/DEAH box helicase: MQTIELEDEAGDAPGLLSEPVRAWFRGVFPGGPSPAQRLAWPPIAAGENVLLVSPTGTGKTLAGFLAILDGLFREHAAGTLTPGIRCVYVSPLRSLGYDIERNLAIPLAGIRQALGLEECPIRVGVRTGDTSPHERRKLRERPPHLLITTPESLSLMLSQSAWADHWAGVDHLVVDEAHALVPTKRGADLAATVERLAAKARRDPQRIGLSATCRPPDPVARFLVGPSRACRVLEAPLPPGSPPMEIEVEALLDPGECAHRGLTYMRLVRRLRQVMDAARTTVVFANTRPLTERLTHDLRQPARRQTDANGDRVVPAGEPDETVAAHHSALDARRRREVEDLLKNGRLRAVVTSTSLELGVDIGTADLSVQVGLPGGVARCVQRVGRSGHRLGEASRGLILAATPAEVAGGVVTARAAREGRIEPLRMIEAPLDVVCQQLVAIACAGETAAEDAFAMLRKAGPMESLRREDFDACLAYLAGDLAAPAGAYEAEPGAAPKWSSPRLWRRNGWFGIRSRRVLRWFWSNVGTIVSEESARVMVDGVAVGTLDGAYAERLALGDRFVLDGRSLELVRREGNLVHARGSGGEGGVPVWQSDRQSLSSELAGELAAFRVEGGRRLAAEGPMALRAWLMESLDIPPKEAGVLACLLEAQERHSEVPAADEVLVEESPDPEHPGLSYAFHVPLNRSACEALGRASAARLGRRFGRDMTLQVADLGWAIRLPEGARLEAADVPAILGLDRLEEDVLEGLDRGELPAKRFRHVAETGLMVLGNPEPGRRVKVGGMGWVSTRLYPLVKAASPDHPLLRETRREILRDILDVPAVARWLETGPAIRFRRLPVLSPFAGAWICPAAAEAMQFESPSEALHRLHARLTMAREPGGPP; encoded by the coding sequence ATGCAGACGATCGAGCTTGAGGACGAGGCCGGCGACGCGCCGGGGCTCCTCTCGGAGCCCGTCCGCGCGTGGTTCCGCGGGGTGTTCCCCGGCGGGCCCTCGCCCGCGCAGCGGCTGGCCTGGCCGCCCATCGCGGCGGGGGAGAACGTGCTGCTCGTCTCGCCGACCGGGACCGGCAAGACGCTGGCCGGGTTCCTCGCCATCCTCGACGGGCTCTTCCGCGAGCACGCCGCCGGAACGCTGACGCCGGGGATCCGGTGCGTCTACGTCTCGCCGCTGCGGAGCCTCGGCTACGACATCGAGCGGAACCTGGCGATCCCGCTGGCGGGGATCCGGCAGGCCCTCGGGCTGGAGGAATGCCCCATCCGCGTCGGCGTCCGCACGGGGGACACCTCGCCGCACGAGCGGCGGAAGCTCCGCGAACGGCCGCCGCATCTCCTCATCACGACGCCCGAGAGCCTCTCGCTGATGCTCAGCCAGTCGGCCTGGGCCGATCATTGGGCCGGCGTCGATCACCTCGTCGTGGACGAGGCCCACGCCCTCGTCCCGACCAAGCGCGGGGCGGACCTCGCCGCGACTGTGGAGCGGCTCGCGGCGAAGGCCCGGCGCGACCCGCAGCGCATCGGCCTATCGGCCACCTGCCGGCCGCCCGATCCCGTCGCGCGGTTCCTGGTCGGGCCGTCGAGGGCTTGCCGCGTGCTGGAGGCCCCCCTGCCCCCCGGCTCGCCGCCCATGGAGATCGAGGTGGAGGCGCTCCTCGACCCCGGGGAGTGCGCCCATCGCGGCCTGACCTACATGCGCCTGGTCCGCCGGCTCCGGCAGGTGATGGATGCCGCCCGCACGACCGTCGTCTTCGCCAACACCCGGCCCCTCACGGAACGGCTCACCCACGACCTCCGCCAGCCGGCCCGCCGCCAGACCGACGCGAACGGCGACCGCGTCGTCCCGGCCGGCGAGCCGGACGAGACGGTCGCGGCGCACCACTCCGCGCTCGACGCCCGGCGGCGCCGCGAGGTGGAGGACCTCCTGAAGAACGGCCGGCTGCGGGCCGTGGTCACGAGCACCAGCCTGGAGCTGGGCGTGGACATCGGCACGGCCGACCTCTCGGTGCAGGTCGGCCTGCCGGGGGGCGTCGCGCGTTGCGTGCAGCGGGTGGGGCGGTCCGGGCACCGGCTGGGCGAGGCGTCCCGCGGCCTGATCCTGGCCGCCACGCCCGCCGAGGTCGCCGGCGGGGTGGTCACGGCCCGCGCGGCCCGCGAGGGGAGGATCGAGCCGCTCCGGATGATCGAGGCCCCGCTCGACGTCGTCTGCCAGCAGCTCGTCGCCATCGCCTGCGCCGGGGAGACCGCCGCCGAGGACGCCTTCGCGATGCTCCGCAAGGCCGGGCCGATGGAATCGCTCCGCCGGGAGGACTTCGACGCCTGCCTCGCCTACCTGGCCGGCGACCTCGCGGCGCCGGCCGGGGCGTACGAGGCCGAGCCCGGGGCCGCGCCGAAGTGGTCGTCGCCGCGGCTCTGGCGTCGCAACGGCTGGTTCGGGATCCGCAGCCGGCGGGTCCTCCGCTGGTTCTGGAGCAACGTCGGGACGATCGTCTCCGAGGAATCGGCGCGGGTGATGGTGGACGGCGTCGCGGTCGGCACGCTCGACGGGGCCTACGCGGAGCGCCTCGCCCTCGGCGACCGATTCGTGCTCGACGGCCGGTCCCTGGAGCTGGTCCGCCGCGAGGGGAACCTCGTCCACGCCCGCGGCAGCGGCGGCGAGGGCGGCGTGCCGGTCTGGCAGAGCGACCGCCAGTCGCTGTCGTCCGAGCTCGCCGGAGAGCTCGCGGCCTTCCGCGTCGAGGGGGGGCGCCGGCTGGCCGCCGAGGGCCCGATGGCGCTGCGGGCCTGGCTGATGGAATCCCTCGACATCCCCCCGAAGGAGGCCGGCGTGCTCGCCTGCCTGCTCGAGGCGCAGGAGAGGCACAGCGAGGTCCCGGCCGCGGACGAGGTGCTCGTGGAGGAGTCCCCGGATCCGGAGCACCCCGGCCTCTCTTATGCCTTCCACGTCCCCCTGAATCGCTCCGCCTGCGAGGCCCTCGGGCGGGCGTCCGCGGCCCGCCTCGGCCGCCGGTTCGGCCGCGACATGACGCTCCAGGTCGCCGACCTCGGCTGGGCGATCCGCCTGCCCGAGGGTGCGAGGCTGGAGGCGGCGGATGTGCCCGCGATCCTGGGCCTCGACCGGCTGGAGGAGGACGTGCTGGAGGGCCTGGACCGCGGCGAGCTCCCCGCGAAGCGGTTCCGCCACGTCGCGGAGACGGGCCTGATGGTCCTGGGAAATCCCGAGCCCGGCCGTCGGGTGAAGGTCGGCGGGATGGGCTGGGTGAGCACCCGCCTCTATCCCCTCGTCAAGGCCGCCAGCCCGGACCATCCGCTGCTCCGCGAGACCCGCCGGGAGATCCTCCGGGACATCCTGGACGTGCCGGCCGTCGCCCGCTGGCTGGAGACCGGGCCGGCGATCCGGTTCCGCCGCCTCCCCGTCCTGTCCCCCTTCGCGGGGGCCTGGATCTGCCCCGCCGCGGCGGAGGCGATGCAGTTCGAGTCCCCCTCCGAGGCGCTCCATCGCCTGCATGCCCGGCTGACCATGGCGAGGGAGCCGGGGGGCCCGCCGTGA
- the egtB gene encoding ergothioneine biosynthesis protein EgtB, with translation MTTHLAEEPACAIHDPGAGVSDFGLDREGLRACYDRVRQTTEALCSPLEVEDYVIQSMPDASPAKWHLAHTSWFFETFVLSSWEGGLAPVDSRYGYLFNSYYNAVGERIARDRRGLLSRPTVAEVYRYRSAVDDRVREFLDRSADDELDRVRAAFILGLNHEQQHQELIVTDVKHGLAANPLKPSYRGEGGERAAAQPSDLASGPPRWVEFPGGVRPIGHDGGRFAFDNEGPRHEQLVPPFALADRPVTNREFLAFLEDGGYDRPQFWLSDGWYARSRNGWTGPLYWEREEGAWRSFTLDGLRPLGPDEPVCHVSFYEADAYARWAGARLATEAEWETAAVLSGAVVDGNFLESARFHPAAVPATTSPGSSKAPSQLFGDVWEWTQSPYTPYRGFKPAAGALGEYNGKFMCNQIILRGGSCASPRSHIRPTYRNFFPPESRWQFTGIRLAKDV, from the coding sequence GTGACGACCCATCTGGCCGAGGAACCTGCGTGTGCGATCCATGACCCGGGGGCGGGCGTCTCGGACTTCGGGCTCGACCGCGAGGGCCTCCGGGCGTGCTACGACCGGGTCCGGCAGACGACCGAGGCGCTCTGCTCGCCGCTGGAGGTCGAGGACTACGTCATCCAGTCGATGCCCGACGCCAGCCCGGCGAAGTGGCACCTGGCGCACACGTCCTGGTTCTTCGAAACCTTCGTCCTCTCGTCCTGGGAGGGTGGGCTCGCGCCGGTCGATTCGCGATACGGCTACCTGTTCAATTCGTACTACAACGCCGTCGGCGAGCGTATCGCCCGGGACCGCCGCGGGCTGCTCTCGCGGCCGACCGTGGCCGAGGTCTACCGCTACCGGTCCGCCGTGGACGACCGAGTCCGGGAGTTCCTGGACCGGTCGGCGGATGACGAGCTCGACCGCGTCCGCGCCGCGTTCATCCTGGGCCTGAACCACGAGCAGCAGCACCAGGAGCTGATCGTCACCGACGTCAAGCATGGGCTGGCGGCGAACCCGCTGAAGCCCTCCTACCGCGGGGAGGGCGGCGAGCGGGCCGCGGCGCAGCCCTCGGACCTCGCCTCCGGCCCGCCGCGGTGGGTCGAGTTCCCCGGCGGGGTCCGGCCCATCGGCCACGACGGCGGCCGCTTCGCCTTCGACAACGAGGGCCCGCGCCACGAGCAGCTCGTCCCGCCGTTCGCCCTGGCCGATCGCCCGGTCACGAACCGCGAGTTCCTGGCCTTCCTGGAGGACGGCGGCTACGACCGCCCGCAGTTCTGGCTCTCCGACGGCTGGTATGCCCGCAGCCGTAACGGCTGGACCGGCCCGCTCTACTGGGAGCGTGAGGAGGGCGCCTGGCGGAGCTTCACCCTGGACGGCCTCCGGCCGCTGGGACCCGACGAGCCGGTCTGCCACGTCAGCTTCTACGAGGCCGACGCCTACGCCCGCTGGGCCGGCGCGAGGCTCGCCACGGAGGCCGAGTGGGAGACCGCGGCGGTCCTCTCCGGCGCAGTGGTCGACGGGAACTTCCTGGAGTCCGCCCGATTCCATCCCGCGGCCGTCCCGGCGACGACGTCGCCCGGCTCCTCGAAGGCCCCCTCGCAGCTCTTCGGCGACGTCTGGGAGTGGACCCAGAGCCCCTACACGCCCTACCGCGGCTTCAAGCCCGCCGCCGGGGCCCTGGGCGAATACAACGGCAAGTTCATGTGCAACCAGATCATCCTCCGCGGCGGCTCGTGTGCCTCGCCTCGCTCCCACATCCGCCCGACCTACCGCAACTTCTTCCCCCCCGAGTCGCGCTGGCAGTTCACGGGGATCCGGCTGGCGAAGGACGTGTGA
- a CDS encoding YXWGXW repeat-containing protein, protein MGGQHPGRGHRYRAGRCLGDPSGRVAALALAFALVAGVAAQTPAPPSPDPDGAAQGQPDATGGQVLTRGPVHEAFAAPVVHDPAPGPIVPKQPPQAIEEMPPAEKPAGQNVQWIPGYWSWDQERDDYLWISGVWREPPPGRQWVPGYWHQVSGGYQWVRGAWVPVSGGAPAAGAAPAAGGVAYLPAPPASLENGPSSPSPGANVFWSPGSWFWQGNRYVWRPGFWAAVQPQWVWVPAHYVWTPGGFLFVEGFWDLPLVERGVLFAPVYYPQPVYVQPGFVFTPSITIATPGLVANLFVQPSYGQYCFGDFYAQSYLNVGIFPWFQFGFATGGPPVRPVFYDPVFTFYASVNVVRNPGWAAQVRREYIVRRDHIDMRPPRTFVEQTRIVQRNVTINRNVTVIGRPIREVAAHPGGGMRMERVGAEARQQYANRAAELRQFRAERSREERQAVAMRGQGRGGAEAGPRAMALRPSPVAAPAHRPAAAAAAAGGPMAGARRHADSPSLAQGPGSRIRHEPQGGGGAGMAPHADQPGRPAAHRDLDRSPAAGRPAATPGFGGPGHAGAPRSEAPRLHNPGSPAPRMPPPSPSPYQRQGGVQRPRAEHRGRS, encoded by the coding sequence ATGGGCGGACAGCACCCGGGTCGGGGTCATCGATATCGCGCGGGTCGGTGCCTCGGGGATCCGTCGGGTCGGGTCGCGGCCCTGGCCCTGGCCTTCGCGCTCGTCGCCGGGGTGGCCGCCCAGACGCCGGCCCCGCCCTCGCCGGACCCCGACGGGGCGGCCCAGGGCCAGCCCGACGCGACCGGGGGGCAGGTGCTGACCCGGGGGCCGGTCCACGAGGCCTTCGCCGCGCCGGTGGTCCACGACCCGGCCCCGGGGCCGATTGTCCCCAAGCAGCCGCCGCAGGCGATCGAGGAGATGCCGCCGGCCGAGAAGCCGGCCGGGCAGAACGTCCAGTGGATCCCCGGCTACTGGAGCTGGGACCAGGAGCGCGACGACTACCTCTGGATCAGCGGCGTCTGGCGAGAGCCGCCGCCGGGCCGGCAGTGGGTGCCCGGCTACTGGCACCAGGTCTCGGGCGGGTACCAGTGGGTGCGAGGCGCGTGGGTGCCGGTCTCCGGAGGCGCCCCCGCCGCCGGGGCGGCGCCGGCCGCGGGCGGCGTGGCGTACCTCCCCGCGCCCCCGGCCAGCCTGGAGAACGGCCCGAGCAGCCCTTCCCCGGGGGCCAACGTCTTCTGGTCGCCGGGGAGCTGGTTCTGGCAGGGCAATCGCTACGTCTGGCGGCCCGGCTTCTGGGCGGCGGTCCAGCCCCAGTGGGTCTGGGTCCCCGCGCACTACGTCTGGACGCCCGGCGGGTTCCTCTTCGTGGAGGGCTTCTGGGACCTGCCGCTCGTCGAGCGGGGCGTCCTCTTCGCGCCGGTCTACTATCCCCAGCCGGTCTACGTCCAGCCGGGCTTCGTGTTCACGCCGTCGATCACCATCGCCACGCCCGGCCTGGTGGCGAACCTGTTCGTCCAGCCGAGCTACGGGCAGTACTGCTTCGGCGACTTCTACGCCCAGAGCTACCTGAACGTCGGCATCTTCCCGTGGTTCCAGTTCGGCTTCGCCACGGGGGGCCCGCCGGTCCGCCCCGTCTTCTACGACCCGGTCTTCACCTTCTACGCGTCGGTCAACGTCGTCCGCAACCCCGGCTGGGCCGCGCAGGTCCGGCGCGAGTACATCGTCCGCCGGGACCACATCGACATGCGGCCCCCCCGCACGTTCGTCGAGCAGACGCGGATCGTGCAGCGGAACGTGACGATCAACCGCAACGTCACCGTCATCGGCCGGCCGATCCGCGAGGTGGCCGCCCACCCCGGCGGCGGGATGCGGATGGAGCGGGTCGGCGCCGAGGCCCGCCAGCAGTATGCGAATCGGGCGGCGGAGCTCCGCCAGTTCCGCGCCGAGCGGAGCCGCGAGGAGCGGCAGGCGGTGGCCATGCGCGGGCAGGGACGCGGCGGCGCCGAGGCCGGGCCCCGGGCCATGGCACTCCGCCCGTCCCCGGTCGCGGCCCCGGCACACCGCCCGGCCGCGGCCGCGGCCGCGGCCGGCGGGCCGATGGCTGGGGCCCGCCGGCATGCGGACTCCCCGAGCCTCGCCCAGGGCCCCGGCTCCCGGATCCGCCACGAGCCCCAGGGCGGTGGGGGCGCCGGCATGGCCCCGCACGCCGACCAGCCCGGGCGGCCGGCGGCCCATCGGGACCTGGACCGAAGTCCCGCGGCCGGTCGCCCCGCGGCGACGCCGGGCTTCGGGGGACCTGGCCACGCGGGTGCTCCTCGATCCGAAGCCCCTCGCCTCCACAACCCGGGCTCCCCCGCCCCGCGCATGCCGCCGCCCTCGCCCAGCCCCTATCAACGCCAGGGCGGAGTCCAACGGCCCAGGGCCGAGCATCGCGGCCGGTCGTGA